A region of Brevinematales bacterium DNA encodes the following proteins:
- a CDS encoding acetate kinase produces MKVLVINSGSSSIKYQLIETSTGEALLKGLVDRVGNIGATNSYTLNDEKVKEDVLARDHKEAIQIVVKIILSNNLQVDAIGHRVVHGGHKFFESVLINEEVIEYIREFGKLAPLHNPPNLIGILACKDVLPDVPQVAVFDTAFHQTMPPENYLYAIPMKYYEIHRIRRYGFHGTSHRYVTQKTAELLNIDINSINLITCHLGNGASITAVKQGKSYDTSMGFTPLEGLIMGTRSGDIDPSIPLFIMDREGLSLSEMDRILNKESGILGITSMSNDMRVIEEEYGKGNERAILAFNMYCNRIRKYIGAYFFELKKVDGIVFTAGVGENSSLTRKKVLEGLEDIGIEIDDEANNKTIRGQSGVISKPSSKVKVIVMPTNEELAIALDTERILTSR; encoded by the coding sequence ATGAAGGTTTTGGTTATAAATTCTGGTAGTTCTTCTATTAAGTATCAATTAATCGAGACTTCTACGGGGGAAGCTCTTCTGAAAGGGCTTGTTGATAGGGTTGGTAACATAGGTGCTACAAATAGTTATACTTTAAATGATGAGAAAGTAAAAGAGGATGTGCTTGCTAGAGACCATAAGGAAGCTATTCAAATAGTTGTTAAGATAATACTATCAAACAATCTTCAGGTAGATGCGATAGGCCATAGAGTAGTTCACGGAGGACATAAATTTTTTGAGAGTGTTTTGATAAATGAGGAAGTAATAGAATACATAAGGGAATTTGGTAAGTTAGCACCACTTCATAATCCACCCAATCTTATAGGTATTCTTGCTTGCAAAGATGTATTACCGGATGTACCTCAAGTTGCGGTTTTTGACACAGCGTTTCATCAAACTATGCCACCTGAGAACTATTTGTATGCTATACCTATGAAGTATTACGAGATACATAGAATTAGAAGATATGGTTTTCATGGTACATCTCATAGATACGTAACTCAGAAAACAGCAGAATTGCTGAATATAGACATAAACAGTATAAACCTAATAACTTGTCATCTAGGTAACGGTGCAAGTATAACTGCTGTTAAGCAGGGTAAGTCATATGATACTTCTATGGGATTTACCCCTTTAGAAGGTCTCATAATGGGTACAAGGAGTGGTGATATTGATCCAAGTATACCGCTTTTTATTATGGATAGAGAAGGACTATCTCTATCGGAGATGGATAGAATACTCAACAAGGAAAGTGGTATTCTTGGAATAACCTCTATGTCTAATGATATGAGGGTGATAGAGGAAGAATATGGAAAGGGTAATGAAAGAGCTATTTTAGCTTTCAATATGTATTGTAATAGGATAAGAAAATATATAGGTGCATACTTTTTTGAGTTAAAGAAGGTTGATGGGATAGTGTTTACCGCTGGTGTTGGTGAGAATTCGTCCTTAACAAGGAAAAAAGTTTTAGAAGGGTTAGAAGATATAGGAATAGAAATAGATGACGAGGCTAACAATAAAACTATAAGGGGGCAATCTGGAGTGATATCAAAACCGTCTTCAAAAGTTAAGGTTATTGTAATGCCAACGAATGAGGAATTAGCTATAGCACTTGATACTGAGAGGATTTTGACTTCAAGATAA
- the acnA gene encoding aconitate hydratase AcnA has protein sequence MKEIKGIKFESIHDYISREELLKKPFSIRVLIENVSRNLKEEGMEERFLNALINWKGHVEYKDEIGFKPCRVLMQDFTGVPIVVDLALMREKAKEKGKDPKLINPRVPTHLIVDHSLQIDFFGTSDSLKKNLELEFQRNLERYKLLKWAQKNFSNFYVVPPGKGIIHQINLEYLAKVVIVEDGTAKYDTLVGTDSHTTMINGLGVLGWGVGGIEAEAVMLGHPYFMKLPEVIGIHLKGRLREEVNATDLVLTITNLLRKVGVVDKFVEFFGEGTREMDVETRATIANMVPEYGATMGFFGVDEQTLDYLKRTGRDKELIEIVELYTKEQELWVYKDSYEKIEFSQVIEFDLSKVEPVLAGPKRPQDKVSLYSVASEFQNYLSQTKQSTTEENSLNDGDIVISSITSCTNTSNPYLLVGAGLVAKKAVEKGLSVKPYVKTSFAPGSRVAEDYLKKLGLLEYLEKIGYNIVGYGCATCIGNSGPLIDWVEKEIKEKNLLVVSILSGNRNFEGRIHPLVKANYLASPILVVAYGIAGKININLSSEPIGYDKNNNPVYFKDILPTHSEIVEYLNKINTTQSFIENYKDIFKGTEDWENIEISEGELFEWDINSTYIKRPPYLDNYDKEENNLNDIIGARVLLVLGDSITTDHISPAGSISPTSPAGIYLLSKGVKKEEFNSYGARRGNYEVMMRGTFANVRIKNLMLNGKEGGYTLVYKDGKWIETTVFEASVYYQQNNIPLIVIGGKEYGTGSSRDWAAKGPYLLGIKAIIAESFERIHRNNLIGMGIIPLQFIDENRETLGITGKEIFNIRGISNIKPRDIIEAEIIREDGTKKTFKVICRIDTTNELNILKSGGILHKALRQVL, from the coding sequence ATGAAAGAAATAAAAGGCATTAAGTTTGAGAGCATTCATGATTACATATCAAGAGAGGAATTATTGAAAAAACCCTTTTCCATAAGGGTATTGATAGAAAATGTTTCAAGAAACCTAAAAGAAGAAGGAATGGAAGAACGATTCCTTAATGCTCTGATAAATTGGAAAGGGCATGTTGAATACAAAGATGAAATAGGATTTAAACCTTGTAGAGTACTAATGCAAGATTTCACAGGAGTACCCATCGTAGTAGATTTAGCACTAATGAGAGAAAAAGCAAAAGAAAAAGGAAAAGACCCTAAACTCATAAATCCAAGAGTACCAACTCATCTAATTGTCGATCACTCTTTACAAATAGATTTTTTCGGTACCTCAGATTCTTTAAAAAAGAATCTAGAGCTTGAGTTTCAAAGAAATCTAGAAAGATACAAATTACTAAAATGGGCTCAAAAGAACTTCTCAAACTTCTATGTCGTACCACCTGGTAAAGGAATAATACACCAGATAAATTTAGAGTACCTAGCAAAAGTCGTAATAGTTGAAGATGGAACAGCAAAATATGATACCCTTGTTGGAACAGATTCTCATACTACTATGATAAATGGGTTAGGTGTTTTAGGATGGGGAGTTGGTGGAATAGAAGCTGAAGCAGTAATGCTAGGACACCCTTACTTCATGAAATTACCAGAAGTAATCGGAATACACCTAAAAGGAAGATTAAGAGAAGAAGTAAACGCAACAGATTTAGTATTAACAATTACAAACCTACTCAGAAAGGTAGGAGTTGTAGATAAGTTTGTTGAGTTTTTTGGAGAAGGAACTAGAGAGATGGATGTTGAAACAAGAGCAACGATAGCAAACATGGTTCCGGAGTATGGTGCAACAATGGGATTCTTCGGAGTTGACGAGCAGACATTAGATTATCTAAAGAGAACAGGAAGAGATAAAGAACTTATAGAAATAGTCGAACTTTATACAAAAGAACAAGAACTGTGGGTATATAAAGACTCATATGAAAAAATTGAATTTTCACAAGTTATTGAATTTGATTTAAGCAAAGTAGAACCGGTACTAGCAGGCCCCAAGCGTCCTCAAGATAAAGTTTCTCTATATTCTGTAGCAAGTGAATTTCAAAACTATCTATCGCAAACAAAGCAATCCACTACCGAAGAAAACAGTCTCAATGATGGTGATATAGTAATATCTTCAATCACAAGTTGTACTAATACTTCAAACCCCTACTTACTAGTTGGAGCAGGTTTGGTTGCTAAAAAAGCTGTTGAGAAAGGATTAAGTGTAAAACCCTACGTAAAAACATCATTTGCTCCTGGCTCAAGAGTAGCTGAGGATTATCTAAAAAAACTAGGTCTCCTTGAGTACCTCGAAAAGATTGGCTATAACATCGTAGGTTACGGATGTGCTACATGTATAGGTAACAGTGGACCTCTGATAGATTGGGTTGAAAAAGAAATAAAAGAAAAAAATCTTTTGGTAGTTTCTATACTTAGCGGAAATAGAAATTTTGAAGGAAGAATACATCCCCTTGTAAAAGCAAATTATCTAGCATCTCCTATTTTAGTAGTTGCTTATGGAATTGCTGGAAAAATAAACATTAATCTATCATCTGAACCAATAGGATATGACAAAAACAATAACCCTGTATATTTCAAAGATATCTTGCCAACTCATTCAGAGATTGTTGAATACTTAAATAAAATAAATACAACTCAAAGTTTCATAGAAAACTATAAAGATATATTCAAGGGCACTGAAGATTGGGAAAATATTGAAATATCCGAAGGAGAGCTATTTGAATGGGATATCAACTCAACTTACATAAAGAGACCTCCTTATCTCGATAACTATGATAAAGAGGAAAATAATCTAAACGATATAATAGGTGCTAGAGTACTCTTGGTATTAGGAGACTCAATAACAACAGATCACATATCTCCAGCAGGAAGTATAAGCCCAACATCTCCAGCAGGAATATATCTACTTTCAAAAGGTGTAAAAAAAGAAGAATTTAACTCATATGGAGCTAGACGAGGAAACTACGAAGTAATGATGAGAGGGACTTTTGCTAATGTTAGAATAAAGAATCTAATGCTAAACGGAAAAGAAGGCGGTTATACACTGGTATACAAAGACGGCAAATGGATCGAAACTACCGTTTTCGAAGCATCAGTATACTATCAACAGAATAATATCCCCCTCATAGTAATAGGCGGAAAAGAATATGGTACTGGTAGTTCGAGAGACTGGGCAGCAAAAGGCCCATATCTACTCGGAATCAAAGCAATAATAGCAGAAAGTTTTGAGAGAATACATAGAAATAACCTAATAGGTATGGGAATAATACCACTACAATTTATAGATGAAAATAGGGAAACTCTAGGAATAACAGGTAAGGAAATATTCAACATAAGAGGAATATCAAATATCAAACCAAGAGATATAATTGAAGCTGAAATAATAAGAGAAGATGGTACTAAGAAAACATTCAAAGTTATCTGCAGAATAGACACTACTAATGAATTAAATATCTTAAAAAGTGGTGGAATTCTACATAAGGCGTTAAGGCAAGTTCTTTAG
- a CDS encoding YfcE family phosphodiesterase — MNKKILVISDSHGHLGFISDVLRLELDGVQMVVHLGDAWFDMKPFIRMIKDKGKEVLMIRGNVDSMREDSMTPFIPEIEIFDVVDKKVLCTHGHIYDVHNGLDKLKHASLSKGARIVLFGHTHQPMAREINGIFFFNPGPMRDGIYGIISIGQSISHKHYKLKNLP, encoded by the coding sequence ATGAATAAGAAGATACTGGTTATAAGTGATTCACACGGTCATCTTGGATTTATATCAGATGTTTTGAGGTTAGAGCTTGATGGAGTTCAAATGGTAGTTCATTTAGGTGATGCATGGTTTGATATGAAACCTTTTATTAGGATGATAAAAGATAAGGGTAAAGAAGTTTTAATGATTAGGGGTAATGTTGATAGCATGAGAGAAGATAGTATGACTCCTTTTATACCTGAGATTGAAATTTTTGATGTTGTAGATAAAAAAGTCTTATGTACTCATGGTCATATATACGATGTTCACAATGGTTTAGACAAGCTGAAGCATGCTTCCCTTAGTAAAGGAGCTAGAATTGTTTTATTTGGGCATACTCACCAACCTATGGCAAGAGAAATTAATGGTATATTCTTCTTCAATCCTGGTCCAATGAGAGATGGAATATATGGTATAATTTCAATAGGACAGAGTATTTCTCACAAGCACTACAAGCTAAAGAACTTGCCTTAA
- a CDS encoding serine hydroxymethyltransferase has translation MIKGKLLKEVDPEIYEVIINEINRQEYHLELIASENATSKAVLEAMGSVLTNKYAEGYPSKRYYGGCQYVDVAESLAIDRAKKLFNAEHANVQPHSGAQANMAVYLAFLKPGDTILGMNLSHGGHLTHGSKVNSSGKLYNVVYYGVNRDTELIDYDEVEKLAEEHKPKIIVCGASSYSRQIDFERFSVIARKVGAYLLADIAHYAGLIVAGYYDSPVPYADFVTTTTHKTLRGPRGGLILTKESYAKDVDKSVFPGIQGGPLMHVIAAKAVAFKEAMSDEFRVYQKQILLNSRKLAQLLSDRGYRIVSGGTDSHMFSIDLRNKGITGAEAEVVLDKVGITVNKNAIPYDPNPPMNPSGIRIGTPTITTRGMKENEMEEVAEYIDEALKNKDNDAYLNSVKEKVVSLCKRFPLYM, from the coding sequence ATGATAAAAGGAAAACTTTTGAAAGAGGTTGATCCTGAGATATACGAAGTGATAATTAATGAGATAAACAGACAAGAGTATCATCTAGAGCTTATTGCATCAGAGAATGCCACTTCTAAGGCTGTTTTAGAGGCTATGGGTAGTGTTCTTACAAATAAATACGCAGAAGGATATCCTTCAAAGAGATATTATGGTGGTTGTCAATATGTAGATGTTGCTGAATCTCTTGCTATTGATAGAGCAAAAAAGTTATTTAATGCCGAACATGCTAACGTTCAACCACATTCTGGAGCCCAAGCTAATATGGCTGTGTATTTGGCTTTTCTTAAGCCAGGTGATACTATACTTGGTATGAATTTATCTCATGGAGGACATTTGACGCATGGTAGTAAAGTTAATTCTTCGGGTAAACTTTATAATGTAGTGTACTATGGAGTTAATAGAGATACTGAGCTTATTGATTATGATGAGGTTGAGAAACTAGCGGAAGAACATAAACCAAAAATTATAGTTTGTGGAGCAAGTTCTTATTCTAGACAGATTGATTTTGAGAGATTTTCTGTCATTGCTAGAAAAGTCGGTGCGTATCTATTAGCAGATATAGCACACTATGCTGGATTGATTGTTGCTGGTTATTATGATTCTCCAGTTCCTTATGCTGATTTTGTTACTACTACTACTCATAAAACACTGAGAGGGCCTAGAGGGGGTCTTATTTTAACTAAGGAGTCTTATGCAAAAGATGTAGATAAATCAGTGTTTCCAGGAATACAAGGCGGACCTTTAATGCATGTTATTGCAGCAAAGGCAGTAGCTTTTAAAGAAGCTATGTCTGATGAGTTTAGAGTTTACCAAAAGCAGATATTACTAAATTCAAGAAAGTTAGCCCAGTTACTTTCTGATAGAGGATATAGAATTGTTTCAGGTGGTACAGATTCTCATATGTTCAGCATTGATCTAAGAAATAAAGGTATTACAGGTGCTGAGGCAGAGGTCGTGCTTGATAAAGTAGGTATTACAGTGAATAAAAATGCTATACCTTATGATCCGAATCCCCCTATGAATCCAAGTGGAATAAGGATAGGTACACCAACAATAACAACAAGAGGTATGAAGGAAAATGAAATGGAGGAAGTTGCTGAATATATTGATGAAGCTTTAAAAAACAAAGATAATGATGCATACTTAAACTCCGTAAAGGAAAAAGTTGTATCTCTGTGTAAACGCTTCCCGTTATATATGTAA
- the rplQ gene encoding 50S ribosomal protein L17, producing the protein MRHGDKVKKLGRYKEHRKSMLRNLSNSLIKNERIITTVARAKYLKRVIEKIITRSKEDTLHNRRIVFAFLRDGDSVNKLFSNIGVRYKDRNGGYTRIVKLGKFRKGDGAELAVIEFV; encoded by the coding sequence ATGAGACATGGTGATAAAGTTAAGAAGCTTGGCAGATACAAAGAACATAGAAAGTCAATGTTAAGGAATTTGTCAAACTCTCTCATAAAAAATGAGAGAATTATAACTACTGTTGCAAGAGCTAAGTATCTTAAAAGAGTTATTGAAAAGATTATTACGAGATCCAAGGAAGATACGTTACATAATAGAAGAATTGTTTTTGCGTTCTTAAGAGATGGAGATTCTGTAAATAAGTTGTTTAGCAATATAGGAGTAAGATATAAAGATAGGAATGGTGGTTATACTAGGATAGTTAAGTTAGGTAAGTTTAGAAAAGGTGATGGAGCTGAGTTAGCGGTTATAGAGTTCGTTTAG
- a CDS encoding DNA-directed RNA polymerase subunit alpha — MDVTRILGLFTFPKEVICERSSLTENYGRIIIGPLDEGVGVTIGNSIRRFLLSSVPGYAISAVKIDGILHEFSPIEGAKEDYTDFVLALKQVRLKLNSQQDRKEVFISLKGEGVFKAGDLSKFDSDIVVFNPDLPLLTLNEDANLKIKLVITYGKGAILADEIQMSNGNYEVGLIPIDALYSPVKRANFDVEAVRIDNTVKERVVIEIETDGSISPIDAYNTVVEVWKSYIRSISEVMLGDFSVSKVEGKVIEVREIIKKLSASIEELNLSAKTFNILKESGITKIYDLVSKHEEELKFRSFGKKSIDEVKKKLEEWGLSIGMHLPKEVVEEFEKNS, encoded by the coding sequence ATGGATGTTACTAGGATTTTAGGGTTATTTACTTTTCCAAAGGAAGTTATATGTGAGAGGTCGTCTCTAACAGAGAATTATGGTAGAATAATAATAGGTCCTCTTGATGAAGGAGTTGGTGTTACTATTGGAAATTCTATAAGAAGGTTTTTGCTGTCTTCTGTACCTGGGTATGCTATAAGTGCTGTTAAGATTGATGGTATTTTGCACGAGTTTTCGCCAATAGAAGGTGCAAAGGAAGATTATACTGATTTTGTACTTGCTCTTAAGCAAGTTAGACTAAAATTAAATTCTCAACAAGATAGAAAAGAAGTTTTTATTTCATTGAAAGGAGAGGGAGTTTTTAAAGCAGGAGATTTGTCTAAATTTGATAGTGATATAGTAGTTTTCAACCCAGATTTACCGCTTCTTACTCTCAATGAAGATGCGAATTTGAAGATTAAACTAGTTATAACATACGGAAAAGGTGCAATTCTTGCTGATGAGATTCAAATGTCTAATGGTAATTATGAAGTAGGACTTATACCTATTGATGCTCTTTATTCTCCTGTTAAAAGAGCAAACTTTGATGTTGAAGCGGTAAGAATTGATAATACTGTAAAAGAAAGAGTTGTTATTGAGATCGAAACTGATGGTAGTATTTCTCCAATAGATGCTTACAATACAGTGGTTGAAGTATGGAAATCTTATATAAGAAGTATATCTGAGGTTATGCTTGGGGATTTTTCAGTATCAAAAGTTGAGGGTAAAGTTATAGAAGTTAGAGAAATTATCAAAAAGTTGTCTGCTTCAATAGAGGAACTCAATCTGTCGGCAAAGACTTTTAATATTCTAAAAGAATCAGGTATAACAAAAATATACGATCTAGTAAGTAAGCACGAAGAAGAATTAAAGTTTAGGAGTTTTGGTAAGAAGTCTATTGATGAAGTTAAGAAAAAACTCGAAGAATGGGGGTTGAGTATAGGTATGCACTTACCAAAGGAAGTAGTTGAGGAATTTGAAAAGAATTCTTAG
- the rpsD gene encoding 30S ribosomal protein S4 yields the protein MYKGPVCRLCRREGVKLFLKGEKCHTPKCPLVSRKKKPGEPPKKLKPTLSEFGLRFREKQKLRRLYNMSERQLRRFLDIAQRRGGVISDNLLSLLESRLDNVVYRVGFARSRREARQLVSHKHFKVNGHYVNIPSYVVKPGDKIEFVLDDEELIKNAKEKSQNIPKWLSLDLDKRQVEVLKSPEGQDLTLDTNINLSYIIEYYSKF from the coding sequence ATGTATAAAGGTCCTGTTTGTAGGTTATGTAGAAGAGAGGGAGTTAAGTTGTTTTTGAAAGGTGAGAAGTGTCATACTCCAAAATGTCCTCTTGTGTCTAGGAAGAAAAAACCAGGTGAACCGCCAAAAAAACTCAAGCCAACTTTGTCTGAGTTTGGTTTACGATTCAGAGAAAAACAAAAGCTAAGAAGGTTGTATAATATGTCCGAAAGGCAACTCAGAAGATTCCTTGATATAGCACAGAGAAGAGGAGGAGTTATAAGTGACAATCTGTTGTCTTTGCTTGAGAGTAGATTGGATAATGTTGTTTACAGAGTAGGGTTTGCTAGATCACGAAGAGAAGCTAGACAGCTTGTTTCGCATAAACACTTTAAGGTGAACGGTCATTACGTTAACATACCTTCATATGTTGTTAAGCCAGGTGATAAAATTGAATTTGTCCTTGATGATGAAGAACTAATAAAGAACGCTAAAGAGAAGTCTCAGAATATACCTAAGTGGCTAAGTCTAGACTTGGATAAAAGGCAAGTGGAGGTGCTTAAGTCTCCTGAGGGGCAAGATTTAACTTTGGATACTAATATAAACCTTTCTTACATAATTGAGTATTATTCTAAATTCTAA
- the rpsK gene encoding 30S ribosomal protein S11, with protein sequence MAKKKEKKKVSEGIVHINSTFNNTIVTITDMNGNVLCWSSAGSCGFKNTKKGTPYAAQVAAERAIKEAINLGIKEVDVNVKGPGPGRETAIRSIIASGVKVRKIRDVTPIPHNGCRPKKKRRV encoded by the coding sequence ATGGCTAAGAAAAAGGAGAAGAAAAAAGTTTCTGAGGGTATTGTACATATAAACTCTACTTTTAATAATACGATAGTTACAATTACCGATATGAATGGGAATGTTTTGTGTTGGTCAAGTGCTGGGTCTTGTGGCTTTAAGAATACTAAAAAAGGAACGCCTTATGCAGCACAAGTTGCCGCTGAAAGAGCTATAAAAGAAGCGATTAATTTGGGTATAAAGGAAGTTGATGTCAATGTAAAGGGGCCAGGTCCTGGTAGAGAAACAGCTATAAGGTCGATTATTGCATCTGGAGTTAAGGTTAGAAAAATAAGAGATGTTACTCCTATACCTCATAACGGATGTAGGCCTAAAAAGAAGAGAAGAGTTTAG
- the rpsO gene encoding 30S ribosomal protein S15, which yields MLSKDVKQKIIEAYKISEGDTGSPEVQIALMTARIEALNQHFKKFKKDKNSRRGLLKLVGRRRRLLNYLKENYPDRYNNLIKKLGLRK from the coding sequence ATGTTGTCAAAAGATGTTAAACAAAAAATAATAGAAGCCTACAAAATAAGCGAAGGAGACACTGGTTCACCAGAGGTCCAAATTGCTCTCATGACTGCCAGAATTGAAGCATTAAATCAACACTTCAAAAAGTTTAAAAAAGATAAAAACTCAAGAAGAGGACTTCTAAAACTAGTAGGAAGAAGAAGAAGATTGCTTAACTACTTAAAGGAAAACTATCCAGATAGATATAATAACCTTATTAAGAAATTGGGATTAAGAAAGTAA
- a CDS encoding site-2 protease family protein: protein MEYVLTSIAILVLIISVVFHEYAHGRISYMLGDNTPKEEGRLTLNPIKHLDPVGSILLPVLLVISNTGFIIGWAKPVPINPDNYKNKKLGWILTSLAGPLTNYSLVLISLPIILFINSNFTPSPEIFYIKLVLWYILVINFVLGTFNLFPLPPLDGFWVVANLLPETSRDKIVSIVSSKYYPIIMILTIVIAIFISRYTIIPAVNSLEEWLVILPR from the coding sequence GTGGAATACGTACTAACTTCTATAGCAATACTAGTACTAATAATATCTGTGGTATTTCACGAATATGCTCATGGTAGGATATCATATATGCTCGGAGACAATACTCCAAAGGAAGAAGGTAGATTAACACTAAACCCTATAAAGCATCTTGATCCTGTTGGGAGCATTCTATTACCAGTACTACTTGTTATATCAAACACAGGATTTATAATAGGTTGGGCTAAACCTGTACCAATAAACCCTGATAACTACAAAAATAAAAAGTTAGGTTGGATACTAACATCATTAGCAGGTCCTTTAACAAATTATTCACTAGTACTAATATCATTACCCATAATCTTATTCATAAATTCAAACTTTACACCTTCACCTGAAATATTCTACATAAAGTTAGTATTATGGTACATATTAGTAATAAATTTTGTATTAGGAACTTTCAATTTGTTTCCATTACCACCACTAGATGGATTCTGGGTAGTTGCCAATTTATTACCTGAAACTTCAAGAGACAAAATAGTTTCAATAGTATCATCAAAATATTATCCAATAATTATGATATTGACAATAGTAATAGCAATCTTTATAAGTAGATATACGATAATACCTGCAGTAAACTCATTAGAAGAATGGCTTGTTATATTACCTAGATAG
- a CDS encoding tetratricopeptide repeat protein, whose amino-acid sequence MEDIISTKDSDIPQLREAIELFKKKNFKDALELFKELLKRNPDNYEYNYYVGLTYANLGYFDLALNYLLHSARTNKNYYISIHSNMVCGYIYTLRKEYKLAENCFREVLKINPQSVSALVAIAYVFEKSNRYDQSIIYLKKAMEIDDSNPRVLNALAYIYAEKGINLTEAVRLARKALSQEPDSPEIRDTMAWVYYKRGEYYQALSEIKKAIELLPNNAEIQYHYKEILSKIEELKAK is encoded by the coding sequence ATGGAAGATATTATCTCAACAAAGGATAGTGATATACCGCAGTTGAGAGAGGCTATTGAGCTTTTTAAGAAAAAAAACTTCAAGGATGCCTTAGAGTTGTTTAAGGAACTTCTTAAAAGAAATCCAGACAATTATGAATATAACTATTATGTTGGGCTTACTTATGCTAACTTAGGTTATTTTGATCTGGCGTTGAACTATCTTTTGCATTCTGCGAGGACAAATAAAAATTATTACATATCTATTCACTCCAATATGGTATGTGGTTACATATATACCTTGAGAAAGGAATATAAGTTAGCTGAGAACTGCTTTAGGGAAGTACTTAAAATAAATCCTCAGAGTGTATCTGCTTTAGTTGCTATAGCTTATGTTTTTGAGAAGAGTAATAGGTATGATCAGAGTATAATATATCTGAAAAAAGCTATGGAGATAGATGATAGCAATCCTAGAGTTTTGAATGCGTTAGCGTATATATATGCTGAGAAAGGGATAAATCTAACGGAGGCTGTTAGGCTTGCTAGGAAAGCTTTATCTCAAGAGCCAGATTCTCCAGAAATAAGGGATACTATGGCTTGGGTTTATTATAAAAGGGGGGAGTATTATCAAGCACTTAGTGAAATAAAGAAGGCTATTGAGCTTCTGCCAAATAATGCTGAAATTCAATATCACTACAAAGAAATACTTTCAAAGATAGAGGAACTAAAAGCTAAATGA
- the def gene encoding peptide deformylase produces the protein MILEIIKFPDPRLKIVSQEVIPEKENEEELQKFIDNLVETMYNAPGGIGISSPQVGVHKRIIVVDARKNKKTTVNHGLIVMINPVIIYSEGNILIREGCMSIPDYTGNVERKSKIFIRGLDRNFKDIDIETEGMEAVVFQHEIDHLDGKLFLDRIKNFHTDLFRRRKYL, from the coding sequence ATGATACTCGAGATAATAAAGTTTCCAGACCCAAGACTCAAGATAGTATCTCAAGAAGTTATACCAGAAAAAGAAAACGAAGAGGAACTACAAAAATTCATAGATAACTTAGTAGAAACAATGTACAACGCTCCCGGTGGTATAGGAATATCATCTCCCCAAGTCGGTGTACACAAGAGGATAATAGTCGTTGATGCAAGAAAGAATAAAAAAACTACTGTCAACCATGGACTCATAGTTATGATAAATCCCGTAATCATCTACTCTGAAGGTAATATACTAATAAGAGAAGGATGTATGAGTATACCTGATTACACAGGAAACGTTGAAAGAAAATCCAAAATATTCATAAGGGGACTAGATAGAAACTTTAAGGACATTGATATAGAAACAGAAGGAATGGAAGCAGTAGTATTCCAACACGAAATAGATCATCTTGATGGAAAACTCTTCCTCGACAGGATAAAAAACTTTCATACCGATCTTTTTAGAAGGAGAAAATACCTTTAA